The following proteins come from a genomic window of Oceanivirga salmonicida:
- a CDS encoding aminoacyl--tRNA ligase-related protein — protein FKMKDSIGRIWQTGTIQLDFNLPNRIFHFKVYLRSIECTITVMIHRALYGSLERFMGILIEHYAGAFPVWLAPVQARIITIIEDIILDFILTLVLGIL, from the coding sequence TTTAAAATGAAAGATTCTATTGGTAGAATATGGCAAACAGGTACTATACAATTAGACTTTAATTTACCTAATAGAATCTTTCATTTTAAAGTCTATCTTAGGTCCATAGAATGCACCATCACCGTTATGATACATAGAGCTTTATATGGAAGTTTAGAAAGATTTATGGGTATATTAATAGAACATTATGCAGGAGCATTTCCAGTTTGGTTAGCACCAGTACAGGCAAGAATAATTACTATTATTGAAGATATTATACTAGATTTTATACTAACATTAGTACTTGGTATTCTTTGA